The sequence CCTGAGGCAGATATTTCCCTCCTGAAGGTCGATGTTGGCGACATGAATTCTATTTTAGAGGCTGCTAAAGAAATCAAAAAGAGGTAGGTGCGAGTTGTGTTTTATTACCATAACTGTTTTTACAATAAACTAACAAATctttatacactgctcacaaaaattaaaggaacactttaaagaaacacattagatacatcagatctcaatatgaagttgaatatctatacaaataacgacagggcaatgtcttaggaacaaaaggatggcaagtcttttaatgaaaataaaagttttctgcctacagagggctcaattgtgtagacaccctaaaatcagagtgaaatgaagatgtggcaggctagtccattttttcaaaaacttaatttctgctactcaaaatgcttttcagtatcttgtgtggcccccacgagcttgtatgcatgcttgacaacgtcggggcatgctcctaatgagacgacggatggtgtcttgtggcatttcctcccagatctgtatgagggcatccctgagctgttgtacagtctgaggagcaacctggcggtgcctaatggaccgaaacataatgtcccacagatgttctattgggtttaagtcaggggaccattcaattgtttcaattccttcatcctccaggtactgcctgcatactcttgccacatgaggccgggcattgtcgtgcattaggaggaaaccaggacctactgcaccagcgtagggtctgacaatgggtccaaggatttcatcctgatacctaatggcagtcaaaatgccgttgtctagcctgtagaggtctgtgagtcgctccatggatatgcctccaagatcatcactgacccaccaccaaaccagtcatgctaaacgatgttacaggcagcataatattctccacggcttctcctgaccctttcacgtctttcacatatactcagggtgaacctgctctcatctgtgaaaagcacaggatgccagtggtggacctgccaattctggtattctatggcaaatgccaattgagctccctggtgctgtgcagtgagcacagggcgcagtagacatttgggccctcaggcaaccctcatgaagtctgtttctgattgtttggtcagagacattcacaccagtggcctgctggaggtcattttgtagggctctggcagtgctcatcctgttcctccttgcccaaaggagcagatactggtcctgctgatgggttatggaccttctatggccctctccagctctcctagagtaactgcttgtctcctagaatctcctccatgcccttgagactgtgcagggggacacagcaaaccttctggcaataacacatattgatgtgccatcctggagaagttggactacctgtgcaacctctgtagggtccaggtatcgcctcgtgctaccagtagtgacactgactgtagccaaatgcaaaactagtgaagaaacagtcagaaaagatgaggagggaaaaatgtcagtggcctccacctgttaaaccattcctgttttggggtcatctcatggttgcccctctagtgcatctgttgttaatttctttaacaccacagcagctgaaactgattaacaaccccctctgctacttaactgaccatatTAATATCCCATAACTTTCATTgattttatgctatactctgattaaaaagtgttcctttaattcttttgagcagtatagttatTTTGAATGTCTTTTCTTATTTCTCAGATATTCGAGATTAGACTACATATACCTCAATGCGGGAATTATGCCCAATCCGCGGCTGAACCTAAAGGTGTTTGTGAAAGGCCTCTTTTCCAGGTAAAACTTTGGAAAAATGGTGAATACGTCATTAAAGTGAGTTACACATAGGTCCTTCCCATTACCAGaagtgcatttcacatttttggtCTTAAAGTTTGAGATACTGcatatgatccatccatccatctattatccaacccgctatattctaactacagggtcacgggggtctgcgtatgatttatgtattttaaagtgCCTGCCGATTGTTAGCTATTAACTGGCCCGTTTTCTCTAATTTGATTATGTAGGAAAGTGGTAAGAATGTTTGCAACTGGAGAAGGCCTGCTGACCCAAGAGGATCATGTCAATGTGGACGGATTACAGAAGGTTTTTGCTACTAATGTCTTTGGTCATTTTATTCTGGTATGTGCTATATGATTGTAGTATATTTACATCACTTACGATTGATTAcaaattttacttatttgtttagcAGATTCATGGGAGAGATTGGAGCTGTAGTTTTTACTTTGATAATCAGCGTCACggctcagccagggttcctcgcAGCCTGGgtttaaattcatgttttatgtcgcTTTTGTTCAATTTTGGTTCTTTTGTATGTATTAAGGTTATCTGTGCTTATTTGCCACTGCTTGTGCTTCTATTTTGATGCCTCggctatgttccatgtgttttgtgggtggtcccccaccCCAGGCAGAGAGGGAACTACCCTATAAATTGGAGTATCTCCCATAGtttctggtggttcattttgaatgcactcTGGGAGTTTCAGGTCTTGTCTTATGGGTGCTGgtgctttttgatttctccagaaATTTAACTTCTGTACTCTGTTTTATGACTTCAACTGAATTGAATTAGGATGGTATTTGACTTCGGTTGCCTATGGAAATTCTCTGTGTGACAGAGCAtcctttatgaaaaataaaaccgTTTTATTTCTATGAAGTTTGGCCATTTTATTTAGCCGGTCTTTGGCGGTATATACTCCTTAAATTGGAATTTATTAGAAGTGTTTTTGCAACTTTTTGGGGCTTTTGTATCTTGAGACTTGTAGTCATTACTATTACCAAGTTAACAAGCTGGCTCAGTGGTTTACAATTCCTCTCATAAATCTGCAGAGGCCTGGATTTAATTCCGGCACATTGTTCCTTTGTCTTTCACTTTTTTAGCAAacctaaaaaccccaaaaaacagcAAGGAGCCTCAAATGATGtgtgtattgaaaaaaaataaagtataaacgGATAAATGAAACCCTGCTGTTTTTCTGGGCCTGACCATGCAGATCTTCAGCCACATTTACTCCGTACAAGAGAGATCAGCCACTGCTCCACTTCAAGTACCAGCTGTTTTGAAATGGAGTTTCCTCCAAGACAAAATAGGTGTGAGGCCTCCTAAAATAAGCCAGGGAGCAGACAAGAATTCTACATGGTTTGCCCAGCTGTGGCACGGTGTGTCATAGGCCCAGAGCgaagtgcaggttttcattttttaaaatagtgcAACTCACACTTGTAAGTGTAGGTATATGTAGTAAAGACAGTTAATGGGGGGAATGAGCTGATACATAGCTGTGTCTCATTAGCAGTTCTGCCGGTCTGTTGGTATGAAGGTCTGAGTATAGGCATAAAGaagggagaacaagcaaaagaaagaaaagtcaaaGCACAGGAAAAGGGAATGACAGACAGATGAGAATCAGATTTGCAAACCAGGTGTGCAAGGAGTGCTGTTTGTGAAGAAAGAGTGTCAAAAATGCTGAGCCAGAGGGAGCAAGAACAATCGAGGGCTCTAGAAAGCTCTCTGCGGTGGTCGTTGAAGGCAGAGAGAAAAGAAACGAGATTGAGATGACTCGGTGTGGGTACTGACAGAGATGGTTGGGAGAGAAAGAGCCATGGGGATCTGGGTTCTGTTCGTTTGTGTCTCCCACCTGCTAAACAGACCAGAAGAGAGTATGAGACACTTGTATACGAAAATGGGAAAAGACCAATTTCTGCTTGTAATTCTGGTTTTAACTATTTattggaattttatttatttattggttttgaccattttttttcctctgcattgttttgtaaattattacaCAGAAACAATTTAGtgcattaggaaatttttcttcaataaacctggattttacagtacataaccaagATTTTATGCACAATCCTAGAATCCATTTTCTCTTGTGCTCCAGATTGTCAGCAATCATTGAACCAAGTTCAGATGTCATATCCCATAGCATTGCTGCAAAGTTGTACTGTTTGCCCCAAGGTGTCtcctttttggaaacattttaatcTCTTGCACCTAAACAATTTCTCAAAACAAGTATTGCCGTTAGAAAAAATATACGTATATACACAAAGAGACTCTTTATATCACTGTGaagcaacaagtaaacaatttATAACTATATACATACAATTATGTACTTCTCCAAACCTTAACtttcaaaagtatttttcatgccagtccttGAAGCAATTTGTTTACCATTATACACGGAGAAATCTGACATTTTGTACTGTGATTGGGAgtttttgtgctgcaattcacACGCCTTCTTCTACCTTATGTTGCAGTTGGTCCACAGAAGTTCAatgtgtattaatttatttttcttgctgttgttgcatattttaataatgaaagagtGCAGACAACATGGAAATGTATAAGTAATAAGTACATCATGTATGCTGGTTTGTGTTTtctatcaattaaaattaaattttgtattttaattcattctgGTTTGTCATGCCACTCTAGAGTGGCAATGTCTTGTTGCATGTTGGCCGGACACGTacagcaagtaagaatttcaccagTTTGTGTAGTGATATGACTCATACTAATGGACTGGCAGCCTGTGCTTAATGTTCCTGGGATAGGCTTTGTTTGGTTCATTcgtattcttctttttttacttttacagatcAAGGAGCTGGAACCACTATTATGTTGTCCTTCAATGACCTCCCAGCTAATATGGACTTCCTCCAGCAATGCTCACAAATCTGCATTCAGCCTGGATGACTACCAGCATAGTCAAGGAACAGAATCTTATAGTTCATCCAAATATGCTTCTGACCTGCTCAGCTTGGCCTTGAACAGGCAATACAACAGACGGGTGAAGACCATTTGCTGTTTCTCTTTAGATAGTTTATCAGTGCAACCTTGGCtggcaacaataacaacaacaacatttatttatattgcacattttcatacaaatggtatagctcaaagtgctttagatagatagatagatagatagatactttattaatcccaaggggaaattcaaataatccagcagcagtatactgatacaaaaaaaaaaaaaattaaagagtaataaaaatgcatgtaaaaacagacaataactttgaataatgttcgcatttactcccccgggtggaattgaagagtcgcatattgtgggggaggaacgatctcctcagtctgtcagtggagcaggacggtgacagcagtctgtctgtcgctgaagctactcctctgcctggagatgatcctgttaagtggatgcagtggattcttcatgattgacaggagtttgcttagtacccgtcactctgccacagatgttaaactgtccagctttattcctacaatagagcctgccatcttaacaagtttgtccaggcgtgaggcgtctttcatctttatgctgccaccccagcacaccaccgcgtagaagagggcactcgccacaaccgtctggtagaacatctgcagcatcttattgcagatgttgaaggactccaaccttctaagaaagtatagtcggctctgaccttacacagaggatcagtattggcagaccagtccaatttgtcatccagctgcactcccaagtatttatactgtaggtctgcaccctctgcacacagtctcctctgatgatcacggggtccatgaggggcctgggcctcctaaaatccaccaccagttccttggtcttgctggtgttcaggtgtaagtggtttgagttgcaccatttaacaaagtccttgattagcttgctatactcctcctgcccactcctgatgcagcccacaatagcagtgtcatcagcgagcttttgcacgtggcagaacttcgaatcatattggaagtctgatgtatattggCTGAACAAGACCAGACAAAGcatagtcccctgcggcgctcctgtgttgctgaccacaatgtcagacctgcagttcccaagacacacatattg comes from Polypterus senegalus isolate Bchr_013 chromosome 14, ASM1683550v1, whole genome shotgun sequence and encodes:
- the hsd17b7 gene encoding 3-keto-steroid reductase isoform X3, with translation MKRIVLVTGANSGIGLALCERLLATDSEIHLCLACRNTQRAMAARSALLHSHPEADISLLKVDVGDMNSILEAAKEIKKRYSRLDYIYLNAGIMPNPRLNLKVFVKGLFSRKVVRMFATGEGLLTQEDHVNVDGLQKVFATNVFGHFILIKELEPLLCCPSMTSQLIWTSSSNAHKSAFSLDDYQHSQGTESYSSSKYASDLLSLALNRQYNRRGLYSSVTCPGLVMTNLTYGILPSFFWTLIMPIMFLNGMPQIPSSSPCML